In a single window of the Arthrobacter sp. StoSoilA2 genome:
- a CDS encoding SGNH/GDSL hydrolase family protein — MNAPSADGRGRNGSPAQGGPAGFGTRLHPWSRYVAMGDSFTEGVGDPEPGSPGGLRGWADRVAEELSAGHEDFAYANLAVRGRLLHQILEEQMGPALDLQPDLITLNAGGNDLLFHRSDPDKLALELDSGVKVLADTGATILLFAGPDWGATPVLGHARGKVAIFNENMRIIAARHDAVIADLWALRQLTNPQMWDPDRLHFSPLGQHTIAMMVLDTLNVPHTLEPMVPKALPPRTWREARADDIVWAREHLVPWVLQRLTQRLAEDNRHPKRPDPGPVFGAGMPPGTYVGTDPHEQ; from the coding sequence ATGAACGCGCCCAGCGCCGACGGTCGTGGCCGGAATGGAAGTCCGGCGCAGGGTGGTCCCGCCGGATTCGGGACCCGCCTGCACCCGTGGAGCCGCTACGTGGCGATGGGCGATTCCTTTACTGAAGGGGTAGGCGATCCGGAGCCCGGCAGCCCCGGCGGTCTGAGGGGCTGGGCAGACAGGGTCGCTGAAGAATTGAGCGCCGGCCACGAGGACTTCGCGTACGCCAACCTTGCAGTGCGCGGCCGGCTGCTCCACCAGATCCTGGAAGAGCAGATGGGCCCGGCCCTTGACCTGCAGCCGGATCTCATTACGCTCAACGCCGGTGGAAATGACCTGCTGTTCCACCGGAGCGATCCCGACAAACTGGCCCTCGAACTTGATTCCGGCGTGAAGGTCCTGGCGGACACAGGCGCAACAATCCTGCTGTTCGCGGGCCCCGACTGGGGTGCAACCCCGGTACTCGGACATGCCCGTGGCAAAGTAGCCATCTTCAACGAAAACATGCGCATCATCGCCGCCCGCCACGACGCCGTGATCGCCGACCTCTGGGCGTTGCGCCAGCTCACCAACCCGCAAATGTGGGATCCGGACCGGCTGCATTTCTCCCCGCTGGGCCAACACACCATCGCCATGATGGTGCTGGATACGCTCAATGTCCCGCACACTTTGGAGCCGATGGTTCCTAAGGCCCTGCCTCCACGCACGTGGCGGGAGGCGAGGGCGGACGACATCGTCTGGGCGCGGGAACATCTGGTTCCCTGGGTTCTTCAACGTCTCACGCAAAGGCTGGCCGAGGACAACCGACACCCCAAGCGACCGGATCCCGGGCCTGTTTTTGGCGCCGGAATGCCGCCGGGGACGTATGTGGGGACGGATCCGCACGAACAGTGA
- a CDS encoding ZIP family zinc transporter has protein sequence MPMWLQALMWGTVAGGALVLGSGIAWLWKVPPKVVSTIMAFGAGVLISALAFELVDEAVEGGGLLPTIGGFLAGAVIFVGSNVLLNRAGAKHRKRSGGRQPSEKDSPGSGTAIAVGALIDGVPESVVLGLGLLASGTVSPAMLAAVFISNVPEGLSSTAGMKKAGRSRVYVFGTWTGIAVFSGLASLLGYTALENAPEALIAFITAIAAGGILAMLADTMIPEAFEEHHNLTGLTAAVGFLTAFTIHRTGG, from the coding sequence ATGCCGATGTGGCTGCAGGCGCTGATGTGGGGAACTGTTGCCGGAGGGGCGTTGGTCCTTGGATCCGGAATCGCCTGGCTATGGAAAGTCCCGCCAAAGGTTGTATCAACCATCATGGCCTTCGGCGCAGGCGTGCTGATTTCGGCACTCGCCTTCGAGCTCGTCGATGAGGCGGTGGAGGGCGGCGGCCTGTTGCCGACGATCGGAGGATTCCTTGCGGGGGCTGTGATCTTTGTCGGTTCGAACGTTCTCCTGAACCGTGCAGGCGCCAAGCACCGCAAGCGCTCCGGCGGACGGCAGCCCTCCGAGAAGGACTCGCCAGGCAGCGGCACGGCCATTGCGGTTGGCGCACTCATCGATGGCGTGCCCGAATCGGTGGTCCTCGGGCTTGGGCTTCTAGCTTCAGGCACCGTCAGTCCTGCCATGCTCGCCGCAGTTTTCATTTCCAATGTTCCTGAAGGACTGTCCAGCACAGCGGGGATGAAGAAAGCGGGGCGCAGCCGGGTCTATGTTTTTGGAACGTGGACCGGGATAGCCGTCTTCAGCGGGCTTGCCTCCCTGCTGGGATACACGGCGCTGGAAAACGCACCCGAGGCCCTGATCGCCTTCATCACCGCTATCGCCGCAGGCGGCATACTGGCCATGCTTGCCGACACGATGATTCCTGAGGCCTTCGAGGAACACCACAACCTGACCGGGTTGACTGCAGCTGTAGGCTTCCTCACCGCATTCACCATCCATCGCACGGGAGGTTGA